One window from the genome of Coturnix japonica isolate 7356 chromosome 21, Coturnix japonica 2.1, whole genome shotgun sequence encodes:
- the ARHGEF10L gene encoding rho guanine nucleotide exchange factor 10-like protein isoform X2 translates to MKQERLREGPRQSVWIPCAMASSQLPPCPTVGTVLASQPPSKLPPGEEDLGEAFDFEDSDEEEEDEDSATEPSRGAVLQAPPRRHRVTSSSTEGLVPETQEGLPEGVSNGETCEDPPDINTQTWKRKSGRRGDRLEFTAAEDDVIYDDVPCENLDVNQEGRSLIYEDVQRGEELGWSSSEFESYSEESGEESKPEAEPAKHRTSFQPKLSPDLNRLKERYARTKRDILALRVGGKDMQELKQKYDWKMTQLMKAAKSGTKDGLEKTKIAVMRKVTFLHRKEVPGDGERRRRVKEAEKPLPTPGISRGSLEHCGQGDSEEEDTGFLEVTVSDMKHPPPELGPMPTGLSPQQVVRRHILGSIVQSERSYVESLKRILQDYRNPLMEMEPKVLSARKCQVVFFRLKEILQCHSMFQIALSSRVAEWDSAEKIGDLFVASFSKSMVLDVYSDYVNNFTTAMSLIKKACLTKPAFLDFLKKRQMASTDRVTLYGLMVKPIQRFPQFILLLQDMLKNTPKGHADRLSLQLALTELETLAEKLNEQKRVADQMAEIQQLSKSISDRSSLSKMLNSGQRQLLLCETLTETVYGDRGQLIKSKERKVFLLNDMLVCANINFKGQLEISSLVPLGPKYVVKWSTALPQVQVVEVGQESGAYDKDNVVIHNAGAKKHAPTGPASHNKVYLGPPRLFQELQDLQKDLAVVEQITLLISTLHGTYQNLNMTVAQDWCLALQRMMKVKEEEIHSANKCRLRLLLPGKPDKSGRPISVMVVFITPNPLSKISWVNCLHLAKIGLREENQPGWLCPDEDKKSKAPFWCPILSCHMPAFSSKALDLQLSTAVHNPVQSSLLGFSAVSTSLPQGYLWVGGGQEGAGGQVEIFSLNRSVPRTVKSFPVSSPVLCMEYIPEAAEGDTVGSEEPRAGAEQPPATLHPTVCLGLRDGSISVYGSVDTGTQCLLTCKSPGMQPVLCLKHSPEYLFAGLQDGTVAAYPRNNGGLWDLSEQPTCLPVGTGPVRALLMLDETLWASCANQVTVLDTSTLCAQQTFEAHPDTEASVTHMIKAGSGVWMAFSSGSSIRLFHTETLEHLQEINIATRTTFVLPGQRNVRVTSLLICQGLLWVGTDQGIIVLLPVPRLEGIPKITGKGMVSLNGHGGPVDFLAVALSTLAPDVLKGDQEEEEGEEEKPPEMDGPTPREIRKKGILLQYRLRSTSHLPGQLLSVRDAPAGTVSPEHTEEDGSVYEMADDPDVWVRSRPCARDAPRKEISSVAIISGGRGYRNFNCEPQRRGGDADSTLLIWQLPLML, encoded by the exons aTGAAACAG gaAAGGCTCAGGGAAGGGCCCAGGCAGAGTGTGTGGATCCCCTGTGCTATGGCTTCATCCCAGCtgcccccctgccccacagtAGGTACTGTCCTTGCTTCGCAGCCCCCCAGCAAGCTTCCCCCTGGTGAGGAGGACCTCGGTGAAGCCTTTGACTTTGAGGAcagtgatgaggaggaggaggacgaaGATTCAGCCACTGAGCCAAGCAGGGGAGCAGTCCTTCAGGCCCCTCCTCGCAGGCACCGTGTCACCAGCTCCAGCACCG AGGGGCTGGTGCCAGAGACCCAGGAAGG GCTGCCGGAGGGAGTGAGCAATGGGGAAACCTGTGAGGACCCCCCTGATATCAACACCCAGACCTGGAAGAGGAAAAGCGGCCGCCGAG GTGATCGCTTGGAGTTCACAGCGGCAGAGGATGATGTGATTTATGATGACGTCCCCTGTGAGAACCTTGATGTCAACCAGGAAG GGCGCAGCCTGATCTACGAGGACGTGCAGCGGGGCgaggagctgggctggagctCCAGTGAGTTTGAGAGCTACAGTGAGGAGTCGGGTGAGGAGAGCAAACCAGAGGCTGAGCCAGCCAAGCACCGGACCTCCTTCCAGCCCAAG CTTTCTCCAGACCTGAATAGACTAAAGGAGAGATACGCCAGGACTAAGAGGGACATTCTGGCTTTAAGAGTTGGGGGGAAAGACATGCAGGAGCTGAAGCAGAAGTATGATTGGAAG ATGACGCAACTGATGAAGGCGGCCAAAAGTGGTACCAAGGATGGGCTGGAGAAGACCAAGATTGCAGTGATGAGAAAGGTGACCTTCCTGCACCGTAAGGAAGTGCCAG GGGATGGGGAGCGTAGGAGAAGGGTGAAGGAGGCAGAAAAGCCACTACCCACCCCTGGCATCTCAAGGGGGTCACTGGAGCATTGTGGACAAG GAGACTCAGAGGAGGAAGACACAGGTTTCCTGGAGGTCACAGTCTCTGACATGAAGCACCCACCGCCCGAACTTGGTCCCATGCCCACAGggctcagcccccagcag GTGGTGCGGCGACACATCCTGGGCTCCATTGTGCAGAGTGAGCGCAGCTATGTGGAATCCCTGAAGCGCATCTTGCAG GATTACAGGAACCCTCTGATGGAGATGGAGCCCAAAGTGCTGAGTGCCCGGAAATGCCAGGTGGTTTTTTTCCGCCTAAAGGAGATTCTGCAGTGCCACTCCATGTTCCAGATCGCTCTCTCCTCCCGTGTAGCTGAGTGGGACTCTGCTGAGAAGATTGGAGACCTCTTTGTGGCCTCG TTCTCCAAGTCAATGGTGCTGGATGTCTACAGCGACTACGTCAACAACTTCACCACTGCCATGTCCCTTATCAAGAAGGCTTGTCTCACCAAACCTGCCTTCCTCGACTTCCTTAAG AAGCGGCAGATGGCCAGCACCGATCGGGTGACGCTGTATGGGCTGATGGTGAAACCCATCCAGAGGTTCCCCCAGTTCATCCTTCTCCTACAG GACATGCTGAAGAACACCCCCAAGGGCCATGCAGACCGCCTGTCCCTCCAGTTGGCCCTCACTGAGCTGGAGACGTTGGCTGAGAAGCTCAATGAGCAGAAGCGTGTGGCTGACCAGATGGCTGAGATCCAACAGCTCAGCAAAAGCATCAGCGACCGCAGCAGCCTCAGTAAG ATGCTGAACTCTGGGCAgcggcagctgctgctctgtgagacACTGACAGAGACGGTGTATGGTGACCGGGGGCAGCTCATCAAGTCCAAGGAGCGAAAAGTTTTCCTCCTCAACGATATGCTGGTCTGTGCCAACATCAACTTCAA AGGCCAGCTGGAAATTAGCAGCCTGGTGCCGCTGGGTCCCAAATACGTGGTGAAGTGGAGCACAGCCCTCCCGCAGGTGCAGGTGGTGGAAGTGGGGCAGGAGAGTGGTGCCTATGACAAGGACAACGTGGTTATCCACAACGCTGGTGCCAAGAAGCATGCACCCACCGGGCCAGCCTCGCACA atAAAGTCTACCTGGGGCCACCGCGGCTtttccaggagctgcaggaccTACAGAAGGATCTGGCAGTAGTGGAACAGATCACCCTGCTCATCAGCACGCTGCACGGCACCTACCAG AACCTGAACATGACAGTGGCCCAGGACTGGTGCTTGGCCCTGCAGAGGATGATGAAggtgaaggaggaagagatcCATTCTGCCAACAAGTGCCGCCTCCGACTCCTGCTGCCTGGCAAGCCAGACAA GTCTGGCCGCCCCATCAGTGTCATGGTGGTCTTCATCACTCCAAATCCTCTGAGCAAGATCTCCTGGGTCAATTGCCTTCACCTGGCCAAGATTGGGCTGC GGGAGGAGAACCAGCCGGGCTGGCTCTGTCCTGATGAAGACAAGAAGAGCAAAGCTCCCTTCTGGTGCCCCATCCTCTCCTGCCACATGCCTGCCTTTTCCTCCAAAGCCCTTGATCTGCAG ctcagcactgctgtgcacaaCCCTGTGCAATCCTCACTGTTGGGTTTCTCTGCCGTCAGCACTTCGTTGCCTCAGGGCTACCTCTGG GTTGGGGGTGGCCAGGAAGGTGCCGGGGGACAAGTGGAGATCTTCTCCCTCAATCGCTCGGTGCCGCGGACAGTAAAATCCTTCCCAGTGTCATCGCCAGTGCTGTGCATGGAGTACATCCCCGAGGCAGCTGAGGGGGACACAGTGGGGTCCGAGGAGCCCCGAGCAGGTGCTGAGCAGCCCCCTGCAACTCTGCATCCCACTGTTTGCTTGGGACTGCGGGATGGCAG CATCTCAGTGTATGGCAGCGTGGACACGGGGACACAGTGCCTGCTGACCTGCAAGAGCCCTGGCATGCAGCCGGTCCTCTGCCTGAAGCACAGCCCTGAGTACCtgtttgcagggctgcaggatggaaCGGTGGCTGCATATCCCAGGAACAATG GGGGGCTGTGGGACCTGAGTGAGCAGCCCACCTGCCTGCCTGTGGGCACTGGCCCCGTGCGTGCCCTCTTGATGCTGGATGAGACCCTCTGGGCCAGCTGTGCCAACCAGGTCACGGTCCTTGACACTTCTACCCTCTGTGCTCAG CAAACCTTTGAGGCTCACCCGGACACAGAGGCCAGCGTGACACACATGATCAAGGCAGGTAGTGGTGTCTGGATGGCGTTTTCCTCAGGTTCCTCTATCCGCCTCTTCCACACTGAGACACTGGAGCACCTGCAGGAGATCAACATTGCCACCAGGACCACCTTTGTCCTCCCAG GGCAAAGAAATGTCCGTGTCACCAGCCTGCTCATCTGCCAGGGTTTGCTTTGGGTTGGCACTGACCAGGGCATCAttgttctgctgcctgtgccCCGGTTGGAGGGCATCCCTAAAATCACTG GAAAAGGCATGGTGTCCCTCAATGGGCATGGTGGCCCCGTGGACTTCTTGGCTGTGGCACTGAGCACATTGGCTCCTGATGTGCTAAAAGGAGAccaagaggaagaggaaggtgagGAAGAGAAACCCCCAGAGATGGATGGACCCACACCAcgggaaataaggaaaaaagggatTTTGTTGCAATACCGTCTCCGTTCCACCTcccacctccccgggcagctgctgtcagtgcgGGATGCTCCAGCTGGGACTGTTAGCCCAGAGCATACAGAAGAAGATGGCTCTGTTTATGAGATGGCCGATGACCCCGATGTGTGGGTCCGGAGCCGGCCCTGTGCCCGCGATGCTCCCCGCAAGGAGATCTCCTCTGTTGCCATCATTTCAGGGGGCAGAGGGTATCGTAACTTCAACTGTGAGCCGCAGCGCCGCGGTGGTGATGCTGACAGCACCCTGCTCATCTGGCAGCTCCCACTGATGCTATAG
- the ARHGEF10L gene encoding rho guanine nucleotide exchange factor 10-like protein isoform X4 — MKQERLREGPRQSVWIPCAMASSQLPPCPTVGTVLASQPPSKLPPGEEDLGEAFDFEDSDEEEEDEDSATEPSRGAVLQAPPRRHRVTSSSTEGLVPETQEGLPEGVSNGETCEDPPDINTQTWKRKSGRRGDRLEFTAAEDDVIYDDVPCENLDVNQEGRSLIYEDVQRGEELGWSSSEFESYSEESGEESKPEAEPAKHRTSFQPKLSPDLNRLKERYARTKRDILALRVGGKDMQELKQKYDWKMTQLMKAAKSGTKDGLEKTKIAVMRKVTFLHRKEVPGDSEEEDTGFLEVTVSDMKHPPPELGPMPTGLSPQQVVRRHILGSIVQSERSYVESLKRILQDYRNPLMEMEPKVLSARKCQVVFFRLKEILQCHSMFQIALSSRVAEWDSAEKIGDLFVASFSKSMVLDVYSDYVNNFTTAMSLIKKACLTKPAFLDFLKKRQMASTDRVTLYGLMVKPIQRFPQFILLLQDMLKNTPKGHADRLSLQLALTELETLAEKLNEQKRVADQMAEIQQLSKSISDRSSLSKMLNSGQRQLLLCETLTETVYGDRGQLIKSKERKVFLLNDMLVCANINFKPVSPRGQLEISSLVPLGPKYVVKWSTALPQVQVVEVGQESGAYDKDNVVIHNAGAKKHAPTGPASHNKVYLGPPRLFQELQDLQKDLAVVEQITLLISTLHGTYQNLNMTVAQDWCLALQRMMKVKEEEIHSANKCRLRLLLPGKPDKSGRPISVMVVFITPNPLSKISWVNCLHLAKIGLREENQPGWLCPDEDKKSKAPFWCPILSCHMPAFSSKALDLQLSTAVHNPVQSSLLGFSAVSTSLPQGYLWVGGGQEGAGGQVEIFSLNRSVPRTVKSFPVSSPVLCMEYIPEAAEGDTVGSEEPRAGAEQPPATLHPTVCLGLRDGSISVYGSVDTGTQCLLTCKSPGMQPVLCLKHSPEYLFAGLQDGTVAAYPRNNGGLWDLSEQPTCLPVGTGPVRALLMLDETLWASCANQVTVLDTSTLCAQQTFEAHPDTEASVTHMIKAGSGVWMAFSSGSSIRLFHTETLEHLQEINIATRTTFVLPGQRNVRVTSLLICQGLLWVGTDQGIIVLLPVPRLEGIPKITGKGMVSLNGHGGPVDFLAVALSTLAPDVLKGDQEEEEGEEEKPPEMDGPTPREIRKKGILLQYRLRSTSHLPGQLLSVRDAPAGTVSPEHTEEDGSVYEMADDPDVWVRSRPCARDAPRKEISSVAIISGGRGYRNFNCEPQRRGGDADSTLLIWQLPLML; from the exons aTGAAACAG gaAAGGCTCAGGGAAGGGCCCAGGCAGAGTGTGTGGATCCCCTGTGCTATGGCTTCATCCCAGCtgcccccctgccccacagtAGGTACTGTCCTTGCTTCGCAGCCCCCCAGCAAGCTTCCCCCTGGTGAGGAGGACCTCGGTGAAGCCTTTGACTTTGAGGAcagtgatgaggaggaggaggacgaaGATTCAGCCACTGAGCCAAGCAGGGGAGCAGTCCTTCAGGCCCCTCCTCGCAGGCACCGTGTCACCAGCTCCAGCACCG AGGGGCTGGTGCCAGAGACCCAGGAAGG GCTGCCGGAGGGAGTGAGCAATGGGGAAACCTGTGAGGACCCCCCTGATATCAACACCCAGACCTGGAAGAGGAAAAGCGGCCGCCGAG GTGATCGCTTGGAGTTCACAGCGGCAGAGGATGATGTGATTTATGATGACGTCCCCTGTGAGAACCTTGATGTCAACCAGGAAG GGCGCAGCCTGATCTACGAGGACGTGCAGCGGGGCgaggagctgggctggagctCCAGTGAGTTTGAGAGCTACAGTGAGGAGTCGGGTGAGGAGAGCAAACCAGAGGCTGAGCCAGCCAAGCACCGGACCTCCTTCCAGCCCAAG CTTTCTCCAGACCTGAATAGACTAAAGGAGAGATACGCCAGGACTAAGAGGGACATTCTGGCTTTAAGAGTTGGGGGGAAAGACATGCAGGAGCTGAAGCAGAAGTATGATTGGAAG ATGACGCAACTGATGAAGGCGGCCAAAAGTGGTACCAAGGATGGGCTGGAGAAGACCAAGATTGCAGTGATGAGAAAGGTGACCTTCCTGCACCGTAAGGAAGTGCCAG GAGACTCAGAGGAGGAAGACACAGGTTTCCTGGAGGTCACAGTCTCTGACATGAAGCACCCACCGCCCGAACTTGGTCCCATGCCCACAGggctcagcccccagcag GTGGTGCGGCGACACATCCTGGGCTCCATTGTGCAGAGTGAGCGCAGCTATGTGGAATCCCTGAAGCGCATCTTGCAG GATTACAGGAACCCTCTGATGGAGATGGAGCCCAAAGTGCTGAGTGCCCGGAAATGCCAGGTGGTTTTTTTCCGCCTAAAGGAGATTCTGCAGTGCCACTCCATGTTCCAGATCGCTCTCTCCTCCCGTGTAGCTGAGTGGGACTCTGCTGAGAAGATTGGAGACCTCTTTGTGGCCTCG TTCTCCAAGTCAATGGTGCTGGATGTCTACAGCGACTACGTCAACAACTTCACCACTGCCATGTCCCTTATCAAGAAGGCTTGTCTCACCAAACCTGCCTTCCTCGACTTCCTTAAG AAGCGGCAGATGGCCAGCACCGATCGGGTGACGCTGTATGGGCTGATGGTGAAACCCATCCAGAGGTTCCCCCAGTTCATCCTTCTCCTACAG GACATGCTGAAGAACACCCCCAAGGGCCATGCAGACCGCCTGTCCCTCCAGTTGGCCCTCACTGAGCTGGAGACGTTGGCTGAGAAGCTCAATGAGCAGAAGCGTGTGGCTGACCAGATGGCTGAGATCCAACAGCTCAGCAAAAGCATCAGCGACCGCAGCAGCCTCAGTAAG ATGCTGAACTCTGGGCAgcggcagctgctgctctgtgagacACTGACAGAGACGGTGTATGGTGACCGGGGGCAGCTCATCAAGTCCAAGGAGCGAAAAGTTTTCCTCCTCAACGATATGCTGGTCTGTGCCAACATCAACTTCAA GCCAGTGAGCCCAAG AGGCCAGCTGGAAATTAGCAGCCTGGTGCCGCTGGGTCCCAAATACGTGGTGAAGTGGAGCACAGCCCTCCCGCAGGTGCAGGTGGTGGAAGTGGGGCAGGAGAGTGGTGCCTATGACAAGGACAACGTGGTTATCCACAACGCTGGTGCCAAGAAGCATGCACCCACCGGGCCAGCCTCGCACA atAAAGTCTACCTGGGGCCACCGCGGCTtttccaggagctgcaggaccTACAGAAGGATCTGGCAGTAGTGGAACAGATCACCCTGCTCATCAGCACGCTGCACGGCACCTACCAG AACCTGAACATGACAGTGGCCCAGGACTGGTGCTTGGCCCTGCAGAGGATGATGAAggtgaaggaggaagagatcCATTCTGCCAACAAGTGCCGCCTCCGACTCCTGCTGCCTGGCAAGCCAGACAA GTCTGGCCGCCCCATCAGTGTCATGGTGGTCTTCATCACTCCAAATCCTCTGAGCAAGATCTCCTGGGTCAATTGCCTTCACCTGGCCAAGATTGGGCTGC GGGAGGAGAACCAGCCGGGCTGGCTCTGTCCTGATGAAGACAAGAAGAGCAAAGCTCCCTTCTGGTGCCCCATCCTCTCCTGCCACATGCCTGCCTTTTCCTCCAAAGCCCTTGATCTGCAG ctcagcactgctgtgcacaaCCCTGTGCAATCCTCACTGTTGGGTTTCTCTGCCGTCAGCACTTCGTTGCCTCAGGGCTACCTCTGG GTTGGGGGTGGCCAGGAAGGTGCCGGGGGACAAGTGGAGATCTTCTCCCTCAATCGCTCGGTGCCGCGGACAGTAAAATCCTTCCCAGTGTCATCGCCAGTGCTGTGCATGGAGTACATCCCCGAGGCAGCTGAGGGGGACACAGTGGGGTCCGAGGAGCCCCGAGCAGGTGCTGAGCAGCCCCCTGCAACTCTGCATCCCACTGTTTGCTTGGGACTGCGGGATGGCAG CATCTCAGTGTATGGCAGCGTGGACACGGGGACACAGTGCCTGCTGACCTGCAAGAGCCCTGGCATGCAGCCGGTCCTCTGCCTGAAGCACAGCCCTGAGTACCtgtttgcagggctgcaggatggaaCGGTGGCTGCATATCCCAGGAACAATG GGGGGCTGTGGGACCTGAGTGAGCAGCCCACCTGCCTGCCTGTGGGCACTGGCCCCGTGCGTGCCCTCTTGATGCTGGATGAGACCCTCTGGGCCAGCTGTGCCAACCAGGTCACGGTCCTTGACACTTCTACCCTCTGTGCTCAG CAAACCTTTGAGGCTCACCCGGACACAGAGGCCAGCGTGACACACATGATCAAGGCAGGTAGTGGTGTCTGGATGGCGTTTTCCTCAGGTTCCTCTATCCGCCTCTTCCACACTGAGACACTGGAGCACCTGCAGGAGATCAACATTGCCACCAGGACCACCTTTGTCCTCCCAG GGCAAAGAAATGTCCGTGTCACCAGCCTGCTCATCTGCCAGGGTTTGCTTTGGGTTGGCACTGACCAGGGCATCAttgttctgctgcctgtgccCCGGTTGGAGGGCATCCCTAAAATCACTG GAAAAGGCATGGTGTCCCTCAATGGGCATGGTGGCCCCGTGGACTTCTTGGCTGTGGCACTGAGCACATTGGCTCCTGATGTGCTAAAAGGAGAccaagaggaagaggaaggtgagGAAGAGAAACCCCCAGAGATGGATGGACCCACACCAcgggaaataaggaaaaaagggatTTTGTTGCAATACCGTCTCCGTTCCACCTcccacctccccgggcagctgctgtcagtgcgGGATGCTCCAGCTGGGACTGTTAGCCCAGAGCATACAGAAGAAGATGGCTCTGTTTATGAGATGGCCGATGACCCCGATGTGTGGGTCCGGAGCCGGCCCTGTGCCCGCGATGCTCCCCGCAAGGAGATCTCCTCTGTTGCCATCATTTCAGGGGGCAGAGGGTATCGTAACTTCAACTGTGAGCCGCAGCGCCGCGGTGGTGATGCTGACAGCACCCTGCTCATCTGGCAGCTCCCACTGATGCTATAG
- the ARHGEF10L gene encoding rho guanine nucleotide exchange factor 10-like protein isoform X11 — MHSDGSRVLGAGAAVAGPATAAMWKRKPSLSHGTVIRSPSSSSVASASGDSEEEDTGFLEVTVSDMKHPPPELGPMPTGLSPQQVVRRHILGSIVQSERSYVESLKRILQDYRNPLMEMEPKVLSARKCQVVFFRLKEILQCHSMFQIALSSRVAEWDSAEKIGDLFVASFSKSMVLDVYSDYVNNFTTAMSLIKKACLTKPAFLDFLKKRQMASTDRVTLYGLMVKPIQRFPQFILLLQDMLKNTPKGHADRLSLQLALTELETLAEKLNEQKRVADQMAEIQQLSKSISDRSSLSKMLNSGQRQLLLCETLTETVYGDRGQLIKSKERKVFLLNDMLVCANINFKGQLEISSLVPLGPKYVVKWSTALPQVQVVEVGQESGAYDKDNVVIHNAGAKKHAPTGPASHNKVYLGPPRLFQELQDLQKDLAVVEQITLLISTLHGTYQNLNMTVAQDWCLALQRMMKVKEEEIHSANKCRLRLLLPGKPDKSGRPISVMVVFITPNPLSKISWVNCLHLAKIGLREENQPGWLCPDEDKKSKAPFWCPILSCHMPAFSSKALDLQLSTAVHNPVQSSLLGFSAVSTSLPQGYLWVGGGQEGAGGQVEIFSLNRSVPRTVKSFPVSSPVLCMEYIPEAAEGDTVGSEEPRAGAEQPPATLHPTVCLGLRDGSISVYGSVDTGTQCLLTCKSPGMQPVLCLKHSPEYLFAGLQDGTVAAYPRNNGGLWDLSEQPTCLPVGTGPVRALLMLDETLWASCANQVTVLDTSTLCAQQTFEAHPDTEASVTHMIKAGSGVWMAFSSGSSIRLFHTETLEHLQEINIATRTTFVLPGQRNVRVTSLLICQGLLWVGTDQGIIVLLPVPRLEGIPKITGKGMVSLNGHGGPVDFLAVALSTLAPDVLKGDQEEEEGEEEKPPEMDGPTPREIRKKGILLQYRLRSTSHLPGQLLSVRDAPAGTVSPEHTEEDGSVYEMADDPDVWVRSRPCARDAPRKEISSVAIISGGRGYRNFNCEPQRRGGDADSTLLIWQLPLML, encoded by the exons ATGCACAGCGATGGGAGCAGGGTGCTGGGGGCCGGGGCAGCCGTAGCGGGGCCAGCGACTGCAGCCATGTGGAAGAGAAAGCCATCCCTGTCCCATGGCACTGTGATCCGTTcaccctcctcttcctcagttGCTTCGGCCTCGG GAGACTCAGAGGAGGAAGACACAGGTTTCCTGGAGGTCACAGTCTCTGACATGAAGCACCCACCGCCCGAACTTGGTCCCATGCCCACAGggctcagcccccagcag GTGGTGCGGCGACACATCCTGGGCTCCATTGTGCAGAGTGAGCGCAGCTATGTGGAATCCCTGAAGCGCATCTTGCAG GATTACAGGAACCCTCTGATGGAGATGGAGCCCAAAGTGCTGAGTGCCCGGAAATGCCAGGTGGTTTTTTTCCGCCTAAAGGAGATTCTGCAGTGCCACTCCATGTTCCAGATCGCTCTCTCCTCCCGTGTAGCTGAGTGGGACTCTGCTGAGAAGATTGGAGACCTCTTTGTGGCCTCG TTCTCCAAGTCAATGGTGCTGGATGTCTACAGCGACTACGTCAACAACTTCACCACTGCCATGTCCCTTATCAAGAAGGCTTGTCTCACCAAACCTGCCTTCCTCGACTTCCTTAAG AAGCGGCAGATGGCCAGCACCGATCGGGTGACGCTGTATGGGCTGATGGTGAAACCCATCCAGAGGTTCCCCCAGTTCATCCTTCTCCTACAG GACATGCTGAAGAACACCCCCAAGGGCCATGCAGACCGCCTGTCCCTCCAGTTGGCCCTCACTGAGCTGGAGACGTTGGCTGAGAAGCTCAATGAGCAGAAGCGTGTGGCTGACCAGATGGCTGAGATCCAACAGCTCAGCAAAAGCATCAGCGACCGCAGCAGCCTCAGTAAG ATGCTGAACTCTGGGCAgcggcagctgctgctctgtgagacACTGACAGAGACGGTGTATGGTGACCGGGGGCAGCTCATCAAGTCCAAGGAGCGAAAAGTTTTCCTCCTCAACGATATGCTGGTCTGTGCCAACATCAACTTCAA AGGCCAGCTGGAAATTAGCAGCCTGGTGCCGCTGGGTCCCAAATACGTGGTGAAGTGGAGCACAGCCCTCCCGCAGGTGCAGGTGGTGGAAGTGGGGCAGGAGAGTGGTGCCTATGACAAGGACAACGTGGTTATCCACAACGCTGGTGCCAAGAAGCATGCACCCACCGGGCCAGCCTCGCACA atAAAGTCTACCTGGGGCCACCGCGGCTtttccaggagctgcaggaccTACAGAAGGATCTGGCAGTAGTGGAACAGATCACCCTGCTCATCAGCACGCTGCACGGCACCTACCAG AACCTGAACATGACAGTGGCCCAGGACTGGTGCTTGGCCCTGCAGAGGATGATGAAggtgaaggaggaagagatcCATTCTGCCAACAAGTGCCGCCTCCGACTCCTGCTGCCTGGCAAGCCAGACAA GTCTGGCCGCCCCATCAGTGTCATGGTGGTCTTCATCACTCCAAATCCTCTGAGCAAGATCTCCTGGGTCAATTGCCTTCACCTGGCCAAGATTGGGCTGC GGGAGGAGAACCAGCCGGGCTGGCTCTGTCCTGATGAAGACAAGAAGAGCAAAGCTCCCTTCTGGTGCCCCATCCTCTCCTGCCACATGCCTGCCTTTTCCTCCAAAGCCCTTGATCTGCAG ctcagcactgctgtgcacaaCCCTGTGCAATCCTCACTGTTGGGTTTCTCTGCCGTCAGCACTTCGTTGCCTCAGGGCTACCTCTGG GTTGGGGGTGGCCAGGAAGGTGCCGGGGGACAAGTGGAGATCTTCTCCCTCAATCGCTCGGTGCCGCGGACAGTAAAATCCTTCCCAGTGTCATCGCCAGTGCTGTGCATGGAGTACATCCCCGAGGCAGCTGAGGGGGACACAGTGGGGTCCGAGGAGCCCCGAGCAGGTGCTGAGCAGCCCCCTGCAACTCTGCATCCCACTGTTTGCTTGGGACTGCGGGATGGCAG CATCTCAGTGTATGGCAGCGTGGACACGGGGACACAGTGCCTGCTGACCTGCAAGAGCCCTGGCATGCAGCCGGTCCTCTGCCTGAAGCACAGCCCTGAGTACCtgtttgcagggctgcaggatggaaCGGTGGCTGCATATCCCAGGAACAATG GGGGGCTGTGGGACCTGAGTGAGCAGCCCACCTGCCTGCCTGTGGGCACTGGCCCCGTGCGTGCCCTCTTGATGCTGGATGAGACCCTCTGGGCCAGCTGTGCCAACCAGGTCACGGTCCTTGACACTTCTACCCTCTGTGCTCAG CAAACCTTTGAGGCTCACCCGGACACAGAGGCCAGCGTGACACACATGATCAAGGCAGGTAGTGGTGTCTGGATGGCGTTTTCCTCAGGTTCCTCTATCCGCCTCTTCCACACTGAGACACTGGAGCACCTGCAGGAGATCAACATTGCCACCAGGACCACCTTTGTCCTCCCAG GGCAAAGAAATGTCCGTGTCACCAGCCTGCTCATCTGCCAGGGTTTGCTTTGGGTTGGCACTGACCAGGGCATCAttgttctgctgcctgtgccCCGGTTGGAGGGCATCCCTAAAATCACTG GAAAAGGCATGGTGTCCCTCAATGGGCATGGTGGCCCCGTGGACTTCTTGGCTGTGGCACTGAGCACATTGGCTCCTGATGTGCTAAAAGGAGAccaagaggaagaggaaggtgagGAAGAGAAACCCCCAGAGATGGATGGACCCACACCAcgggaaataaggaaaaaagggatTTTGTTGCAATACCGTCTCCGTTCCACCTcccacctccccgggcagctgctgtcagtgcgGGATGCTCCAGCTGGGACTGTTAGCCCAGAGCATACAGAAGAAGATGGCTCTGTTTATGAGATGGCCGATGACCCCGATGTGTGGGTCCGGAGCCGGCCCTGTGCCCGCGATGCTCCCCGCAAGGAGATCTCCTCTGTTGCCATCATTTCAGGGGGCAGAGGGTATCGTAACTTCAACTGTGAGCCGCAGCGCCGCGGTGGTGATGCTGACAGCACCCTGCTCATCTGGCAGCTCCCACTGATGCTATAG